In Ornithodoros turicata isolate Travis unplaced genomic scaffold, ASM3712646v1 ctg00000864.1, whole genome shotgun sequence, one DNA window encodes the following:
- the LOC135375455 gene encoding endothelin-converting enzyme 2-like has product MAASPSTSRAVSQLKLPRKPTRLTKFAINALYVLTPPASSSSERSPAQKFKRIMIFFIPVLLLLGVVTYFVIKHFSGRKHYLLCDSQACSAFEVMLSRTINHHLDPCDNSYVFVCDGWNRAQLKSVYRSHLDHFLALLNDNLQGNVPRYGQNSHEKAAAFFQACRMAARKNRGDTHGFRNILSESNADWPSISEKADVLLSLARFFRILRITNLLNIENSGNALVIHGGAAEASNYKKRAAVIRNSGRYQWYYETFQNATKGARTREELVLPYSEFLQVEVAILDNLTNYSKDTTTNPPKNLHELANLTHEISYERWLRLVTQELVLPADAPVFISEDDSHYLRAFSGLWNKMEEKYIHYEVGWIMVQQCAPFINSKVLGAYVGDFDPSDIGKRADLQNRNLCLQLTETYMGWSIYAKFSEMYAPRASINEVREIIDDIGKVAFIRTGAAEDRMGTRYVNSSLRQQLHLMTKYQDRFEDSDFLNAIFFNISDMGPFIFQNWRRVIHDFLTRGNLTLWKLVSTRFIFGLLATSEAYSLYNEAEHTYLLPPYAMMLPLYDINVMSAVKYAALGSVMASAAIAMTGSSNRSRGSVRNQSLDEHTNKQVRNAAAALEIAWEAYRKATEYAEDVRFRHLPHLSSDAMFFVATCYILCGQPSDTYPALRCNEPLKHRPQFTRTFSCNDVQNM; this is encoded by the exons ATGGCT GCCTCGCCGTCAACCAGTCGTGCAGTGTCTCAACTGAAACTACCTCGGAAACCCACGCGTCTCACGAAATTCGCAATCAACGCCCTGTACGTGCTGACACCACCTGCATCGTCAAGCTCAGAACGCTCCCCGGCACAGAAGTTCAAACGCATAATGATCTTTTTCATCCCGGTACTTCTGTTGCTGGGTGTTGTAACCTATTTTGTCATCAAGCACTTCAGCGGCCGGAAACATTACCTGCTCTGCGATTCGCAAGCTTGTAGTGCGTTCGAAGTAATGCTCAGTAGGACCATCAACCACCATCTCGACCCGTGCGACAACTCCTACGTCTTCGTCTGTGATGGCTGGAACAGGGCTCAGTTGAAGTCTGTCTACCGTAGCCACCTGGACCACTTTCTTGCGCTTCTGAACGACAATCTCCAGGGAAATGTTCCTCGATATGGTCAGAATTCACATGAAAAGGCGGCAGCATTCTTTCAAGCGTGCAGAATGGCTGCAAGGAAGAATCGTGGAGATACGCACGGCTTCAGAAATATTCTCTCTGAAAGCAACGCAGACTGGCCCAGCATCTCTGAGAAGGCGGACGTACTCTTGTCATTGGCCAGGTTTTTCAGGATCCTTAGGATAACGAACCTTTTGAATATTGAAAACAGTGGAAATGCATTGGTCATTCATGgaggtgcagcagaagcttcCAACTACAAGAAGAGGGCCGCCGTAATTCGAAACTCGGGAAGGTACCAATGGTACTACGAGACGTTTCAAAATGCGACAAAAGGTGCACGTACGAGGGAAGAACTCGTGCTTCCATACTCCGAATTTTTACAAGTCGAAGTTGCAATACTCGATAATCTCACAAACTATAGCAAGGACACTACCACGAACCCACCGAAGAACTTGCATGAGCTGGCGAACCTGACACATGAAATTTCTTACGAGCGTTGGTTAAGACTCGTGACACAGGAGCTTGTCCTCCCTGCAGATGCCCCAGTATTTATCAGCGAGGATGACTCTCATTACCTACGGGCGTTTAGCGGACTTTGGAACAAGATGGAAGAGAAGTATATTCACTACGAAGTAGGCTGGATTATGGTTCAACAGTGTGCTCCCTTCATCAATAGCAAAGTTCTGGGCGCCTATGTGGGAGACTTTGACCCATCCGACATAGGAAAACGTGCAGATCTACAAAACCGTAACCTCTGTCTTCAACTCACAGAAACCTACATGGGGTGGTCGATCTACGCGAAGTTTTCTGAGATGTACGCTCCACGCGCCTCCATAAACGAAGTACGTGAGATAATCGATGACATTGGCAAAGTCGCTTTTATTAGGACCGGGGCTGCAGAAGACAGGATGGGTACACGTTATGTCAACTcttcattgcgacaacagctACACTTAATGACCAAATACCAAGACCGCTTTGAGGATTCCGATTTTCTGAACGCCATATTCTTCAACATCAGTGACATGGGTCCTTTCATCTTCCAGAACTGGCGCAGAGTCATTCACGATTTCCTCACGCGCGGAAACCTGACCCTTTGGAAGTTGGTCAGCACACGTTTCATATTTGGATTACTCGCCACGAGTGAGGCCTACAGTCTTTACAATGAAGCTGAACACACGTACTTGTTACCGCCCTACGCGATGATGCTTCCACTGTACGACATTAACGTCATGAGTGCAGTCAAGTACGCTGCCTTAGGATCAGTCATGGCCTCGGCGGCAATCGCTATGACCGGATCTTCCAACAGGAGCAGAGGCTCAGTCAGAAATCAATCTCTTGACGAGCACACGAACAAACAAGTGCGTAATGCGGCAGCTGCGCTAGAGATAGCCTGGGAAGCATATAGGAAGGCAACGGAATATGCTGAGGATGTTCGATTTCGTCATCTGCCACACTTGTCGTCCGACGCAATGTTTTTTGTCGCTACGTGTTATATTCTGTGTGGCCAGCCTTCTGACACTTACCCAGCATTGCGATGCAACGAGCCCTTGAAACATCGACCTCAGTTCACTCGAACTTTTTCTTGTAATGATGTCCAGAACATGTGA